A stretch of DNA from Candidatus Dechloromonas phosphoritropha:
GTGGTAAAGGTTGGTGTCCATCGGGAAATTTTATCCCCAAATCCGGCGGGCGAGCCGCAGCGTTGATGCGTGGATGGCGACGGTGTCGGCGATCTGCCGGGCATAACCGCCGGCCATGGCGATGGCGACCGGGATCGCATTCATCCGGCAGCGCGAGAGCACCCGACGGTCGCGCTCGGCGAGGCCGGCGAAGCTCAGCGCGAGGCGGCCGAGGCGGTCGTCGCGGTAAGGATCGGCGCCGGCAAGGTAGATGACGAGGTCGGGCCGGGCCCGGTCGAAGGCGGTATCCAGACCTTCCGCAAGGCGGGTCAGATAGGCGTCGTCGGTGCAGCCGTCGGGCAACTCGATGTCGAGGTCGCTGGCTTCCTTGGTGAACGGAAAGTTGCGGGCGCCGTGGATCGAGAAAGTGAAGACGCGGTCGTCGCCGGCAAGGATGCTGGCGGTCCCGTTGCCCTGATGGACGTCGCAATCGACGATCAGCACCCGCTCGGCGCGACCTTCGGCCTGCATGGCGCGAGCGGCGACGGCGGCATCGTTGAAGACGCAGAATCCCTCGCCGCGATCGCGGAAGGCATGGTGGGTGCCGCCGGCCAGGTTGGCCGACACGGCGCCGCCGCGCAGGGCCGAACGACAGGCCGAGATCGTTGCGCCGGCGGAGCGCCGCGAGCGTTCGACCATGCCCGGGCTCCATGGAAAGCCGATGGCTTTTTGGGCCTTTTCCGGCAGTTGACCGCAACAGACCTGCCGGATGTATTCGGGATCGTGGGCGCGCGCCAGCTCCTCGTCGCTGGCGGCATGCGGCAGGTGAAAGTCGCTCTCGGCGAACTCACCGGTGGCGAGCAGTTCGGCGCGTAAGCGAACGTACTTTTCCATCGGGAAACGATGGCCTGCCGGCAGGGGCAGGACAAAGACGTCGGTGTAGAAAAGATCCACCGCCGAGGTACGCGCGGTTCAGTTCAGCGCGGCGGACAGCTTGCGGCGGAATTCGCGAACCAGGTCGTCGTACTGTTCGCTGCCGGCAAGGGCCTCGAAGATTTGCAGCAGCGCCTTGCGACCGGCGCCTTCGTCGAAGAAACGGTCACGGATGACAACCTCAAGCGCATTTTCGAGCGCTTCGCGAAAGCGGTTCTGGCCGGCGTAGGCGCGCGCCAGTTCGAGGCGGGTGGCGTGATCGGCCGGGTCGGCGGCAAGCCTGGACTCCAGTTCGCCGGTGTCGGCAGCGCCAGCGGCCAGCGCCAGACGGGCGCGCAGCGCATTGGCGCGCCCGGCTTCGAGGGTGAATTCGCTGGCGAGCAACTGTCCGGCCTCGTCGTTACGTCCGAGTTGCAGCAGGACATCGATGGCATCGAGACGCAGCGCCTCGTCATCCGGCCTTTCCCGGCTGGCTTCCGAGAGCCTGGCCAGCGCCTCATCGAGACTGCCCTCGGCGACCAGGGCGGCAGCCTCCTCGCGCGGGTTGCCGCCGGCAGCGGGCAGGGCGATGCGGTCGAGGAAGGCGCGGATCTGGCCTTCCGGCAACGCGCCATTGAACTCGTCGACCAGTTGTCCCTGAAAAAGCACCTTGACCGAAGGAATGCTGCGCACGCCGAAATGCTGCGCCAGCTCCGGATTCTGGTCGGAATCGACCTTGGCCAGCAGGAAGCGGCCGGCATACTCCTCAGCGAGCTTTTCGAGCATCGGCTTCAGCGTCTTGCACGGTTCGCACCATGGCGCCCAGAAATCGATGACCACAGGTACCTGCGACGAGGGCTCGATGACCTTGGCTTCGAATTCTTCGATGGAGACGTCAAAGGAAAATTGGGGCATGGGGAAAGGCCAGTCAATAAAGAAAGGGGAATTATAGATTATGCCGATTTGAGGAATTGTTTCCTTTTCGGCTATCATTCGGCTTTCCCGCAGCCTGTCTTTCCATGACCAAATTCGTATTCGTAACAGGCGGTGTCGTGTCCTCGCTGGGCAAGGGCATCGCCGCCGCATCGCTGGGGGCCATTCTCGAATCCCGCGGCATTCGGGTCACCCACATCAAGCTCGATCCCTACATCAACGTCGACCCGGGCACGATGAGTCCTTTCCAGCATGGCGAGGTTTTTGTCACCGAGGACGGCGCCGAGACCGACCTCGATCTCGGACACTACGAGCGCTTCACCAGCGCCAAGATGAGCCGGCGCAACAACTTCACTACGGGTCAGGTCTACGACGCGGTAATCAGGAAGGAGCGGCGCGGCGAGTATCTCGGCAAGACCGTCCAGGTCATTCCGCACATCACCGACGAGATCAAGGGCAAGATCAAGGCGGGAGCCGAAGGCGCCGACGTGGCGATCGTCGAAGTCGGCGGCACGGTCGGCGACATCGAGTCGTTGCCTTTCCTCGAAGCCATCCGCCAGATGGGTATCGAGGAGGGCCGCATCAACGTTTGCTACATGCACCTGACGCTGCTGCCCTACATCCCGACCGCCGGCGAGCTGAAAACCAAGCCGACCCAGCATTCGGTCAAGGAGTTGCGCGAAATCGGCATCCAGCCGGACATCCTGCTCTGTCGTGCCGACCGTTCTATTCCGGCCGAGGAACGGCGCAAGATCGCGCTGTTCTGCAATGTGATGCCCGAAGCGGTCATCGAATGCCTTGACGCCGACTCCATCTACAAGATCCCGGCCATGCTGCACGAGCAGATGATTGACGAGATCGTCTGCCACAAACTCGGCATTCTGGCCAAGGCAGCCGACTTGTCGGTCTGGAAAAGGCTTATTGACGCCCTGGAACATCCACAGCACAGGGTCAGAATCGCCTTTGTCGGCAAGTATGTCGAATTAACCGAATCCTACAAGTCGCTGATTGAGGCGATCAAGCACGCCGGCATCCATACCCGCAGCCGGGTCGATATCGTTTACATCGACTCCGAGGATATCGAGAGGGAAGGCTGCGGGGTGCTGAAAGGCGTCGACGCGATTCTCGTTCCCGGCGGCTTCGGCCGGCGTGGCACCGAGGGCAAGATCGCGGCGATCCGCCATGCCCGCGAGAACAGGGTGCCCTACCTTGGCATTTGCCTCGGCATGCAGCTGGCCGTCGTCGAGTTTGCCCGCAATGTGGCCGGCATGACTGGCGCCCATTCCACCGAGTTCGTTCAGGGCACGCCGTACCCGGTGATCGGCCTGATTACCGAATGGCTCGATGCCTCCGGCAAGGTCGAAAAGCGCGGCGAGGATTCCGACATTGGGGGCACGATGCGCCTCGGCGCCCAGGCCTGCAAGCTGGCCGATGGCTCGCTGGCCCGGGAAATTTATGGCGTACCGGAAATCACCGAGCGCCACCGGCATCGCTATGAAGTCAACAACGCGCTGCTGCCTCAACTCGAAGAGAAGGGTCTGAGGGTCGCGGGACGTGCCCCGGGTACCGAACTGTGCGAAATGGTCGAACTGCCCGCCGAGACGCATCCGTGGTTCGTCGGCTGCCAATTCCACCCCGAATTCACCTCCAACCCGCGTCAGGGCCACCCGCTGTTCATCTCCTACGTGAAGGCGGCGCTGGCCAATCAACAGGCCCAAGGCAGATGAAGCTCTGCGGTTTCGAGGCTGGTCTTGACCAGCCTTTTTTCCTGATCGCCGGCCCCTGCACCGCCGAATCCGAACAATTGTGCGTCGACGTTGCCGGCGCCATGAAGGAAGTCTGCGGTCGACTCGGAATTCCGTACATTTTCAAGGCTTCTTACGACAAGGCCAACCGTAGTTCCGGCACTTCAGTGCGCGGCCTGGGGCTGGACGAAGGTCTGCGCATCTTCTCCGAAGTACAGCGCCAGGTTGGCGTGCCGGTGCTGACCGATGTGCACGGCATCGACGAAATTCCACAGGTGGCAGCGGTTGTCGATGTCTTGCAAACCCCGGCCTTCCTCTGTCGCCAGACCGATTTCATCCATGCCGTCGCGGCGAGCGGCAAGCCGGTCAATATCAAGAAGGGCCAGTTTCTCGCACCCGGTGATATGAAAAACGTAGTCGACAAGGCGCGCGAAGTGAATGGCGGCGCCGACAACCTGATGGTTTGCGAGCGCGGCGCCAGCTTTGGCTACAACAACCTCGTTTCCGACATGCGCAGCCTCGCCATCATGCGTGAAACCGGTTGTCCGGTCGTTTTTGATGCCACACATAGCGTTCAGTTGCCGGGCGGGCAGGGAACGACTTCCGGCGGGCAGCGTGAGTTCGTGCCGGTTCTGGCAAGGGCGGCAGTCGCCGTCGGCATTTCCGGCCTGTTCATGGAAACCCATCCGTGCCCGGAAAAGGCCTGGTCGGACGGGCCGAACAGCTGGCCGCTCGATCGCATGGAATCGCTGCTGACGACGCTGGTCACGCTTGACAGGGTAGTCAAGGCGGCCGGGTTGGAGGAGCTGAAATGAGCCAGAAGGGCTATCTGATTGTCGAGACGAAGGTCAGCGATGTCGCGGCCTACGAGATCTACAAGGGTCTGGCTCAGGCGGCAATTGCCCAGTATGGCGGTCGGTATCTCGTGCGCGGAGGCGCCGCGGAGATTCTCGAAGGGAAGTGGACCGACATTCCAGGTCTGGTCATCGTCGAGTTCGCTTCCACGGAGCAGGCAAAGTCTTTTTATCGTTCTCCCGAATACCAGGCAGCCCGCAAGGCGCGTGAAAGTGCCGCTGAAATGAACATGCTGGTCGTTTCTGGTATTAATAATCTGGTTTAAGTAGTTATTTCAATCCGTTGATAAAAGGAATAAACATGAGTTCAATCGTTGATGTAGTTGCACGCGAGATTCTCGATTCTCGTGGCAATCCCACCGTTGAAGCTGATGTGCTGCTGGAGAGCGGCATCATGGGGCGGGCCGCCGTGCCGTCTGGCGCCTCGACCGGTTCACGCGAAGCCATAGAACTACGCGACGCCGATGCCGGCCGCTATCTGGGCAAGGGTGTCCAGCAGGCGGTCGAAAACGTCAATACCGAAATCTCCGAAGCCATCATCGGACTCGACGCCCAGGAGCAGGCTTTCATCGATCAGACGATGATCGACCTCGACGGCAGCGACAACAAGTCGCGTCTCGGCGCTAACGCCATCCTGGCGGTTTCGATGGCGGTCGCCAAGGCGGCGGCCGAGGAATCCGGCTTGCCGTTGTACCGCTACTTCGGCGGCATGAGCCCGATGCAGATGCCGGTGCCGATGATGAATATCATCAACGGCGGCGAGCATGCCAACAACAGCCTGGATATCCAGGAATTCATGATCATGCCGGTTGGTGCGACCAGTTTCCGCGAAGCCCTGCGCTGCGGCGCCGAGATCTTCCACGCGCTGAAGAAGCTGCTCGACAAGAAGGGCCACTCGACGGCAGTCGGCGACGAAGGTGGCTTCGCCCCGAATCTCGGCAGTCATGCCGAGGCGCTCGAGATCATCATGCAGGCGATCGAGAAGGCGGGTTATGTTCCGGGTCAGGACGTGCTGCTGGCACTCGACTGCGCCGCTTCCGAGTTCTACAAGGACGGTAAGTACCACCTCGCCGGCGAAGGCCTGCAACTGACTTCCGCCCAGTTCACCGATTACCTGGCCAACCTGGCCGACCAGTTTCCGATCGTCTCGATCGAGGACGGCATGTCCGAAGCCGACTGGGACGGCTGGAAACTGCTTACCGAGCGTCTGGGCAGGACGGTGCAGATCGTTGGCGACGACATCTTTGTCACCAACACGCGGATCTTCAAGGAAGGCATCAAGCAAGGCATCGCCAACTCGATCCTGATCAAGATCAACCAGATCGGCACGCTGTCGGAAACCTTCGCCGCCATCGAGATGGCCAAGCGCGCCGGCTACACCGCGGTAATCTCGCATCGTTCCGGTGAAACCGAGGACAGCACCATCGCCGACATCGCCGTTGGTCTCAACGCCGGGCAGATCAAGACCGGTTCGCTGTCGCGTTCCGACCGTATCGCCAAGTACAATCAGTTGCTGCGCATTGAGGAAGATCTCGGCGATACCGCCTCGTACCCCGGTCGTGAGACCTTCTACAACCTGCGCTGACGCCTGATGCGCTGGCTGACGGTCGGCCTTCTCGCTCTGGTCGCCATGCTGCAGTACCCGCTGTGGCTGGGTAAAGGCGGCTGGCTGAAAGTGTGGGATTACGACCGTCAACTGGAGCAGCAGAAGGAAGTGACCAAGAAGCTGGAGATCAGGAATGCGGGCCTCGACGCCGAGGTCCGCGATCTCAAGCAGGGTTACGACGCGATCGAGGAGCGCGCCCGATTCGAGTTGGGCATGATCCGCCAGGACGAGAGTTTCGTTCAGATACCGGAAAAACTTCCCGGAAAATAAGCAAAATAAAGGCGTCGACCGCAGTAGTCACCGGCATTTCCCTCCGCTAGAATCGCTCAAAGCGTTACCTCACTGAGCGCCCAAGGAGAATTACATGCTGCTGAAGGTTGGCGATTA
This window harbors:
- a CDS encoding histone deacetylase, coding for MDLFYTDVFVLPLPAGHRFPMEKYVRLRAELLATGEFAESDFHLPHAASDEELARAHDPEYIRQVCCGQLPEKAQKAIGFPWSPGMVERSRRSAGATISACRSALRGGAVSANLAGGTHHAFRDRGEGFCVFNDAAVAARAMQAEGRAERVLIVDCDVHQGNGTASILAGDDRVFTFSIHGARNFPFTKEASDLDIELPDGCTDDAYLTRLAEGLDTAFDRARPDLVIYLAGADPYRDDRLGRLALSFAGLAERDRRVLSRCRMNAIPVAIAMAGGYARQIADTVAIHASTLRLARRIWG
- a CDS encoding tetratricopeptide repeat protein, producing MPQFSFDVSIEEFEAKVIEPSSQVPVVIDFWAPWCEPCKTLKPMLEKLAEEYAGRFLLAKVDSDQNPELAQHFGVRSIPSVKVLFQGQLVDEFNGALPEGQIRAFLDRIALPAAGGNPREEAAALVAEGSLDEALARLSEASRERPDDEALRLDAIDVLLQLGRNDEAGQLLASEFTLEAGRANALRARLALAAGAADTGELESRLAADPADHATRLELARAYAGQNRFREALENALEVVIRDRFFDEGAGRKALLQIFEALAGSEQYDDLVREFRRKLSAALN
- a CDS encoding CTP synthase, giving the protein MTKFVFVTGGVVSSLGKGIAAASLGAILESRGIRVTHIKLDPYINVDPGTMSPFQHGEVFVTEDGAETDLDLGHYERFTSAKMSRRNNFTTGQVYDAVIRKERRGEYLGKTVQVIPHITDEIKGKIKAGAEGADVAIVEVGGTVGDIESLPFLEAIRQMGIEEGRINVCYMHLTLLPYIPTAGELKTKPTQHSVKELREIGIQPDILLCRADRSIPAEERRKIALFCNVMPEAVIECLDADSIYKIPAMLHEQMIDEIVCHKLGILAKAADLSVWKRLIDALEHPQHRVRIAFVGKYVELTESYKSLIEAIKHAGIHTRSRVDIVYIDSEDIEREGCGVLKGVDAILVPGGFGRRGTEGKIAAIRHARENRVPYLGICLGMQLAVVEFARNVAGMTGAHSTEFVQGTPYPVIGLITEWLDASGKVEKRGEDSDIGGTMRLGAQACKLADGSLAREIYGVPEITERHRHRYEVNNALLPQLEEKGLRVAGRAPGTELCEMVELPAETHPWFVGCQFHPEFTSNPRQGHPLFISYVKAALANQQAQGR
- the kdsA gene encoding 3-deoxy-8-phosphooctulonate synthase produces the protein MKLCGFEAGLDQPFFLIAGPCTAESEQLCVDVAGAMKEVCGRLGIPYIFKASYDKANRSSGTSVRGLGLDEGLRIFSEVQRQVGVPVLTDVHGIDEIPQVAAVVDVLQTPAFLCRQTDFIHAVAASGKPVNIKKGQFLAPGDMKNVVDKAREVNGGADNLMVCERGASFGYNNLVSDMRSLAIMRETGCPVVFDATHSVQLPGGQGTTSGGQREFVPVLARAAVAVGISGLFMETHPCPEKAWSDGPNSWPLDRMESLLTTLVTLDRVVKAAGLEELK
- a CDS encoding DUF1330 domain-containing protein, which gives rise to MSQKGYLIVETKVSDVAAYEIYKGLAQAAIAQYGGRYLVRGGAAEILEGKWTDIPGLVIVEFASTEQAKSFYRSPEYQAARKARESAAEMNMLVVSGINNLV
- the eno gene encoding phosphopyruvate hydratase, which gives rise to MSSIVDVVAREILDSRGNPTVEADVLLESGIMGRAAVPSGASTGSREAIELRDADAGRYLGKGVQQAVENVNTEISEAIIGLDAQEQAFIDQTMIDLDGSDNKSRLGANAILAVSMAVAKAAAEESGLPLYRYFGGMSPMQMPVPMMNIINGGEHANNSLDIQEFMIMPVGATSFREALRCGAEIFHALKKLLDKKGHSTAVGDEGGFAPNLGSHAEALEIIMQAIEKAGYVPGQDVLLALDCAASEFYKDGKYHLAGEGLQLTSAQFTDYLANLADQFPIVSIEDGMSEADWDGWKLLTERLGRTVQIVGDDIFVTNTRIFKEGIKQGIANSILIKINQIGTLSETFAAIEMAKRAGYTAVISHRSGETEDSTIADIAVGLNAGQIKTGSLSRSDRIAKYNQLLRIEEDLGDTASYPGRETFYNLR
- the ftsB gene encoding cell division protein FtsB gives rise to the protein MRWLTVGLLALVAMLQYPLWLGKGGWLKVWDYDRQLEQQKEVTKKLEIRNAGLDAEVRDLKQGYDAIEERARFELGMIRQDESFVQIPEKLPGK